One genomic window of Salmo salar chromosome ssa12, Ssal_v3.1, whole genome shotgun sequence includes the following:
- the LOC106565481 gene encoding U3 small nucleolar RNA-interacting protein 2-like, whose amino-acid sequence MDLIAGRLQEEVLEQKGQLQRMVAKDLLPPDVSEIRLLRGHKLPVTCLVISPDDQHVFSASKDCSIIKWDVVSGERLHTIAGGRKGTEDRHVGHTAHVICMSISSDGIYLATGDMNKLIMIWEAATCKHLYKFTGHRGPVSGLSFRRGTHDLYSASHDRSIKVWNVDENAYVETLFGHQDVITGLDSGSRERCVTAGGRDRTVRVWKIAEESQLVFHGHECSIDCIQHINEEHMITGADDGSVSLWSVNKKKPLSTVKAAHGRHGDSGLEQPYWVAAVAALQNSDTVASGSHNSKVQLWKCGQGFRHLEPLFSIPVNGFVNSLKFSSSGKFLVAGVGQEHRLGRWWRLKEAKNGLYIIPLKRQQPEQEEVNGENNGE is encoded by the exons ATGGACCTGATTGCTGGAAGACTTCAAGAAGAAGTG ctTGAGCAGAAAGGACAGCTCCAACGGATGGTTGCGAAAGAT CTCCTGCCACCAGATGTGTCAGAGATTCGTCTGTTGAGGGGCCACAAGCTGCCAGTCACCTGTCTGGTCATCTCTCCTGATGACCAACATGTATTTTCCGCTTCCAAAGACTGCTCCATCATCAAAT GGGATGTTGTGAGTGGTGAGAGACTTCATACAATAGCTGGTGGCAGGAAAGGAACAGAGGATCGCCATGTGGGACATACGGCCCATGTCATATGTATGTCTATATCATCGGACGGCATATACCTGGCTACTGGAGACATGAATAAGTTGATCATGATCTGGGAGGCAGCAACATGTAAACACCTGTACAAGTTCACAGGACATAGAGGCCCAGTATCG GGCCTATCCTTCAGGAGGGGCACCCATGACTTGTACAGTGCCTCTCATGACCGCTCCATCAAGGTGTGGAACGTGGACGAAAACGCCTATGTGGAAACACT GTTTGGTCACCAGGATGTGATCACAGGGCTGGACAGTGGGAGTAGGGAGCGCTGTGTGACTGCAGGGGGGAGGGACCGCACTGTGAGGGTGTGGAAGATCGCTGAGGAGTCCCAGCTAGTGTTCCATGGCCATGA GTGCTCCATCGACTGTATCCAGCACATTAACGAGGAACACATGATAACAGGCGCTGATGATGG CTCTGTCTCCCTGTGGAGTGTGAACAAGAAGAAGCCCCTTAGCACGGTGAAGGCAGCCCACGGTCGGCATGGCGACTCGGGACTGGAGCAGCCCTACTGGGTAGCGGCCGTGGCAGCTCTGCAGAACTCTGACACTGTAGCCTCAG GTTCCCACAACTCTAAGGTGCAGCTGTGGAAATGCGGTCAGGGGTTCCGTCATCTGGAGCCTCTCTTCAGCATCCCTGTG AATGGTTTTGTCAACAGTCTAAAGTTCTCCAGTTCTGGGAAGTTCCTGGTGGCAGGAGTAGGACAGGAGCACAG GCTTGGTCGATGGTGGAGACTGAAAGAAGCGAAGAACGGACTCTACATTATTCCTCTGAAACGACAACAGCCAGAGCAGGAAGAGGTGAATGGAGAAAATAATGGGGAGTAG